The following are encoded together in the Tripterygium wilfordii isolate XIE 37 chromosome 18, ASM1340144v1, whole genome shotgun sequence genome:
- the LOC119984484 gene encoding putative S-adenosyl-L-methionine-dependent methyltransferase MAV_4873 has translation MDSLLGFVRAPALAFPRHSLICAPKAKMNVRLRAQFNTEDDTFLRAAINCAALRFQETHRPVPLLVDPYAGCLVPPDIQMDLKKYSHHYCISTKFIDDKLLRAVNHIDGLKQVVLFTDGMDTRPYRLNWPPSTIIFDISPERVFKLSAEKLQGVGAKIPRNCLFFHIPLESPDLLHSLHAKGFNGNRPSIWAIQGLPVMTLASFEEILCIVSSLAMHGCSFLGELPAWLAETELMIKSTTKQWIDKLFMSDGFRVDMINYNEVARNLGNELAPGECKDILFVAEQLRYSDDQMETWRRELQRVEEEGDEEGFEEL, from the exons ATGGATTCTTTGTTGGGATTTGTGCGTGCGCCTGCTTTGGCTTTCCCGCGCCACTCACTAATCTGCGCTCCGAAGGCGAAGATGAATGTACGCTTGAGAGCGCAATTCAATACGGAAGACGACACCTTCCTCCGAGCCGCCATTAACTGTGCCGCTCTTCGCTTTCAGGAGACACATCGACCAG TGCCTCTTTTAGTGGATCCATATGCAGGTTGCTTGGTTCCTCCTGACATTCAAATGGATTTGAAGAAGTACTCTCACCATTATTGCATATCGACGAAGTTCATAGATGATAAGTTGCTCCGTGCAGTGAATCATATAGATGGACTCAAGCAG GTTGTTCTGTTCACCGATGGCATGGATACTCGGCCATATAGGCTCAACTGGCCACCTTCAACCATAATATTTGATATATCTCCAGAAAGAGTATTTAAACTTTCAGCGGAAAAGCTTCAAG GTGTTGGGGCCAAGATTCCAAGAAATTGCTTATTTTTTCACATTCCACTGGAATCCCCTGATTTACTACACAGTCTGCATGCCAAAGGATTTAATGGTAACCGGCCAAGTATATGGGCCATCCAA GGACTACCTGTTATGACTCTGGCAAGTTTTGAGGAGATTTTATGTATTGTTAGTAGTTTGGCCATGCATGGATGCTCTTTCTTGGGAGAACTGCCAGCGTGGTTGGCGGAAACTGAACTTATGATCAAG TCCACTACAAAGCAATGGATTGACAAACTTTTTATGAGTGATGGTTTCCGGGTAGATATGATCAACTACAATGAAGTTGCAAGGAATCTAGGCAATGAATTGGCACCAGGAGAGTGTAAGGATATATTATTTGTTGCCGAGCAGTTGCGATATTCAGATGATCAG ATGGAGACTTGGAGGAGAGAATTGCAGAGGGTAGAGGAAGAAGGGGATGAAGAAGGTTTTGAGGAGCTTTAA